The Barnesiella intestinihominis YIT 11860 DNA window CTACATAGACTATTTGTTGCTGCATGGCGTAGGCATGGGGAACGGATTACAAGAGTTCAACGCCCGTTACATCGACAACGGGGTCCTCGATTTCCTCCTCACCGAACGACAAGCCGGACGAATACGAAACCTCGGATTTTCTTACCACGGAGACATCAAGGTATTCGACTATCTTCTTTCCCGCCACGATGAATTCAAATGGGACTTCGTACAGATACAACTCAATTATGTCGATTGGAAGCATGCCAAAGAAGTAAACGAACGGAACACCAACGCCGAATATCTCTATGGAGAATTATCGAAACGGGGAATACCCGCCATTATCATGGAACCGTTATTAGGCGGCCGCCTGTCGAATGTACACGACCACATAGCCGCCAAACTGAAACAGAGGAAACCGGAATCGAGCGTGGCATCATGGGCATTCCGTTTTGCCGGCTCTTTTCCCGGTGTATTGACCGTACTGAGCGGTATGACTTATATGGAACACCTGCAAGATAATCTGCGCACGTTTTGTCCGCTCGACCCACTGAGCGACGCCGACAAAGAATTTCTGGAAGAGACAGCACAACAATTATTGCGTTACCCGACCATACCGTGCAACGATTGCAAATATTGCATGCCTTGTCCTTACGGACTGGATATTCCGGGTATTCTGCTGCATTTCAACAAATGTATAAACGAGGGAAACATGCCTTCATCGTCCCGAGATGCCAATTATAGCAAAGCCCGCCGGGCGTTTCTTGTCGGGTATGACCGAAGTGTTCCCAAACTACGCCAAGCCAACCATTGTATCGGGTGCAACCAATGCGTGCACCATTGTCCGCAAAACATTCATATCCCGGAAGAAATGCAACGCATCGACAAGTTTGTCGAAGACCTGAAACAAGGAAGAGAATTTTAAAGCCTCGTTATGGAATATAGAACATTAGGAAGAACCGGAATCCGGGTAAGTACCATCGCTCTTGGTTGCGAAGGGTTCATGCACAAAACCGCCGAAGAGGTCAAGGCCGATTTCGATTTCGCCATAGAAAACGGAATCAATTTCGTGGACATCTATTCTTCGAATCCCGTCCTTAGGAGCCATATCGGATTTGCCTTAGAGGGAAGACGAGAAAATTTCGTCATACAAGGTCACCTATGTACCACATGGGAAAACGACCAATACCTGCGTACTCGCAACCCACAAAAGACCATAGCCTCTTTCGAAGCGCTTTTGAAACAACTGCGCACCGATTATCTCGACATCGGTATGATACATTACGTGGATGCCGAAAAAGACTTTCACACCGTATTCGATCATGAAACCATCGAAATTGCGCAACGGTTGAAAGCCGAGGGAAAGATACGGGCCATCGGCATGAGCAGCCACAATCCGACCGTGGCGAGCATGGCGGTCAAAACGGGGCTGATAGATGTCGTTTTATTTTCCATCAATCCCTGTTACGACCTGCTACCTCCCAACGAAGATGTCGACACGCTGTGGGCAGAAGAAAGTTATACCAACGCTTTGCAGAATATAGACCCGGTTCGGGAACAATTCTATACTTTGTGCGAAAGGGAAGGCGTGGGTATCGACGTAATGAAAGTTTATGGCGGAGGCGACTTATTGGATAAAGAAAATTCTCCCTTCGGCCGGGCCATGACACCCGTGCAGGCCATCGAATATGCACTGACGCGTCCGGGTGTGGCAGCCGTCATGGTAGGCTGCAAAAATAGGGAAGAAATCGCCGAGGCAGTCGCTTGGAGCCATGCCACTCCACAAGAACGCGACTATACCGCCGTAATGACCGGCTTGGAGAAATTCTCGTGGAAGGGTCATTGCATGTATTGCGGTCATTGC harbors:
- a CDS encoding aldo/keto reductase — its product is MEYRTLGRTGIRVSTIALGCEGFMHKTAEEVKADFDFAIENGINFVDIYSSNPVLRSHIGFALEGRRENFVIQGHLCTTWENDQYLRTRNPQKTIASFEALLKQLRTDYLDIGMIHYVDAEKDFHTVFDHETIEIAQRLKAEGKIRAIGMSSHNPTVASMAVKTGLIDVVLFSINPCYDLLPPNEDVDTLWAEESYTNALQNIDPVREQFYTLCEREGVGIDVMKVYGGGDLLDKENSPFGRAMTPVQAIEYALTRPGVAAVMVGCKNREEIAEAVAWSHATPQERDYTAVMTGLEKFSWKGHCMYCGHCAPCTSKIDIAAVNKFYNLTVAQGEIPETVREHYKALTHHASECVECGACEVRCPFGVKIIESMHQAAQRFGF
- a CDS encoding aldo/keto reductase; this translates as MKNEHKKNLDRRDFLKVLGGAAAVTSATLLPGCKNKQESAYTATTDIPTDQMTYRINPSTQDRVSLLGYGCMRWPTVSNNSARDSSDDIDQETVNKLVDVAIAHGVNYFDTSPAYCKGRSERATGIALSRYPRDKYFIATKLSNFAPSTWSREASIAMYHNSFKELQVNYIDYLLLHGVGMGNGLQEFNARYIDNGVLDFLLTERQAGRIRNLGFSYHGDIKVFDYLLSRHDEFKWDFVQIQLNYVDWKHAKEVNERNTNAEYLYGELSKRGIPAIIMEPLLGGRLSNVHDHIAAKLKQRKPESSVASWAFRFAGSFPGVLTVLSGMTYMEHLQDNLRTFCPLDPLSDADKEFLEETAQQLLRYPTIPCNDCKYCMPCPYGLDIPGILLHFNKCINEGNMPSSSRDANYSKARRAFLVGYDRSVPKLRQANHCIGCNQCVHHCPQNIHIPEEMQRIDKFVEDLKQGREF